The Desulfovibrio litoralis DSM 11393 genome includes a window with the following:
- a CDS encoding dissimilatory sulfite reductase D family protein, which produces MDENQQKIVDYLKGKSAAKSKFYFNDFLEVFPGESPRQVKKYLTALINTEVLEFWSSGSTTMYGLKGAGKQSHAEGED; this is translated from the coding sequence ATGGATGAGAATCAACAAAAAATCGTAGATTACCTTAAAGGTAAATCTGCTGCTAAAAGTAAATTTTATTTTAATGATTTTCTTGAAGTGTTTCCAGGCGAAAGCCCACGTCAAGTAAAAAAATATCTTACTGCTTTAATTAACACAGAAGTGTTGGAATTTTGGTCTTCAGGCAGTACTACTATGTACGGCTTAAAAGGTGCCGGCAAACAAAGCCACGCTGAAGGCGAAGACTAA
- a CDS encoding methyl-accepting chemotaxis protein, with product MNKTVFQYTVFGIAFGFMFPIFALIFEFWYNDLTVSIGNMLGIYSRVPLLFMITSAPIFLGGAAHIMGIFKAKADLFNDQLQDMIVTLEKQIVIEEEERREAVKNKELAEKAMQEANVAKTNAEEGYKIISQTASRVEQVVERLINAGKQLDTQMETILESSEVQHKKIAACVSAMDEMNANVVGINQNTSLVSDAADNSKNKAEHGNAIVNQSVAAIGTVQSTITQLKEHIEGLGEQVQKIGKVITLIDEVADQTNLLALNAAIEAARAGEAGKGFSVVAGAVRKLAEKTMFATKEVESVILTVQNNTHTSISTTERVASDLNYATDFINQSSMALNEIVAGSSKVNDQLQLVVVATGEQSETSHKVTAVLNEIKLLDQNNADAMQNSELAVKELFIQINELYSLAKSLKLPNN from the coding sequence ATGAATAAAACTGTTTTCCAATATACTGTCTTTGGTATCGCTTTTGGGTTTATGTTTCCTATTTTTGCGTTAATTTTTGAGTTTTGGTATAATGACTTAACCGTGTCTATTGGGAATATGTTAGGCATTTATAGCCGAGTTCCTTTACTTTTTATGATTACTTCGGCACCTATTTTTTTAGGTGGTGCCGCTCATATTATGGGCATATTTAAAGCAAAAGCCGACTTATTTAATGACCAACTTCAAGATATGATTGTAACTCTTGAAAAGCAAATTGTTATAGAAGAAGAAGAAAGGCGTGAGGCGGTTAAAAACAAAGAACTCGCCGAAAAAGCCATGCAAGAGGCTAATGTTGCCAAAACTAATGCAGAAGAAGGTTATAAAATCATATCTCAAACCGCCTCAAGAGTTGAACAAGTCGTAGAGCGTTTGATTAATGCGGGTAAACAGCTTGATACTCAGATGGAAACAATTTTAGAGAGTTCAGAGGTGCAACATAAAAAAATTGCTGCCTGCGTGAGTGCTATGGACGAAATGAACGCTAATGTTGTTGGAATCAATCAAAATACCAGTTTGGTTTCTGATGCTGCTGATAATTCAAAAAATAAAGCAGAACACGGCAATGCGATCGTTAATCAAAGCGTAGCCGCAATTGGCACCGTGCAAAGCACAATCACTCAATTAAAAGAACATATCGAGGGATTAGGGGAGCAAGTTCAAAAAATAGGTAAAGTAATTACCTTAATTGACGAAGTTGCCGATCAAACTAACCTTTTAGCTTTAAATGCCGCTATTGAAGCCGCTAGAGCAGGGGAAGCGGGAAAAGGTTTCTCGGTTGTTGCCGGAGCGGTTAGAAAACTGGCTGAAAAAACCATGTTTGCAACCAAAGAAGTAGAAAGCGTTATCTTAACTGTACAAAATAATACGCACACCAGCATAAGCACAACGGAAAGAGTTGCCTCTGATCTAAATTATGCAACTGATTTTATTAACCAATCAAGTATGGCTCTTAATGAAATAGTTGCGGGTTCGAGTAAGGTAAACGATCAACTACAGCTTGTGGTTGTTGCAACAGGTGAACAATCGGAAACAAGCCATAAAGTTACTGCCGTTTTAAATGAAATTAAATTATTAGACCAAAATAACGCAGACGCCATGCAGAATTCCGAGTTGGCGGTTAAAGAATTGTTTATTCAAATTAATGAGCTTTATTCATTGGCTAAAAGTTTAAAATTGCCAAATAATTGA
- the purU gene encoding formyltetrahydrofolate deformylase — translation MLKNTHHVLTISCPDVIGIVASVATFLVDHGANIVDSSQFGDRSTGLFFMRVHFELNPDVCDIKNLQTDFLTLAQRFTMNWDICCVGKKKRVLVMVSRFGHCLNDLLYRFRAGVLNGELVAVVSNHQDFKSLVEWHNIPFFYLPVDKNNKDEQEARLLSLIAEQEIDVVVLARYMQILSEDLCEKLKGRCINIHHSFLPSFKGASPYKQAYERGVKLIGATAHYVTSNLDEGPIIEQGVERVDHSYAPQALEALGKDMECVVLARALTYHLEQRVLINGNKTVVLK, via the coding sequence ATGTTAAAAAATACTCATCATGTTTTAACTATTTCTTGCCCTGATGTTATTGGTATTGTTGCTTCTGTTGCGACATTTTTAGTTGATCATGGTGCGAATATTGTTGATAGTTCTCAGTTTGGAGATAGAAGCACGGGTCTTTTTTTTATGCGAGTTCATTTTGAACTTAACCCTGATGTTTGTGATATAAAAAATTTGCAGACAGATTTTTTAACTTTGGCTCAACGTTTTACGATGAATTGGGATATTTGTTGTGTGGGAAAGAAAAAGCGCGTGCTTGTGATGGTTTCTCGTTTCGGACATTGTTTAAATGACCTTTTATACCGTTTTCGAGCCGGTGTTTTAAACGGTGAACTCGTTGCCGTTGTCTCTAACCATCAAGATTTTAAATCTTTGGTCGAATGGCATAATATTCCGTTTTTTTATCTGCCCGTTGATAAAAATAATAAAGATGAACAAGAAGCAAGACTCTTAAGCCTTATAGCGGAACAAGAAATTGATGTTGTTGTTTTAGCAAGGTATATGCAAATTCTTTCAGAAGATCTTTGCGAAAAGCTTAAAGGACGTTGTATTAATATTCACCATTCCTTTTTACCAAGCTTTAAAGGGGCCTCACCCTATAAACAGGCTTATGAACGTGGTGTAAAGTTAATTGGAGCTACCGCACACTATGTAACTTCCAATTTGGACGAAGGTCCTATTATTGAACAGGGCGTAGAAAGAGTAGACCACTCTTACGCCCCTCAGGCTCTTGAAGCTTTGGGGAAAGATATGGAGTGTGTGGTTTTGGCAAGAGCCTTGACTTATCACCTTGAACAGCGTGTTTTGATAAACGGTAATAAGACTGTTGTTTTAAAATAA
- the dsrB gene encoding dissimilatory-type sulfite reductase subunit beta codes for MAFISSGYDPSSPMKNRITDIGPRKYSEFYPPFIAKNKGKWAYHEILEPGVLVHVGESGDKVYTVRCGTARLMSITLIREMCDIADKHCSGYLRFTTRSNVEFMVDSEDKLKALKSDLAARKFAGGSYKFPIGGTGAGITNIIHTQGWVHCHTPATDASGPVKAVMDEVFADFQQMRLPAPLRISLACCINMCGAVHCSDIGIVGIHRKPPMIDTDWVDQLCEIPLAVASCPTAAVRPTKIDRADGTKMNSIAIKNERCMYCGNCYTMCPALPISDKEGDGMAIMVGGKVSNRISMPKFSKVVVAYIPNEPPRWPSMTKVIKKIVEVYAANANKYERLGEWAERIGWERFFSLTGLKFTHHLIDDFRDPAYYTWRQSTQFKF; via the coding sequence ATGGCATTTATTTCTTCTGGCTACGATCCTAGTAGCCCAATGAAAAATCGTATTACAGATATTGGCCCTCGTAAATATAGTGAGTTTTATCCTCCCTTTATTGCTAAAAATAAAGGTAAGTGGGCATATCACGAAATTCTTGAACCAGGTGTATTAGTACACGTTGGTGAAAGCGGAGATAAAGTATACACAGTTCGTTGCGGTACCGCACGTTTGATGTCTATTACTTTAATTCGTGAAATGTGTGATATAGCTGATAAACACTGTAGCGGATACTTGCGTTTTACTACTCGTAGTAACGTTGAGTTTATGGTTGACAGCGAAGACAAGCTAAAAGCACTGAAAAGTGATTTAGCAGCTCGTAAGTTTGCCGGTGGTTCTTATAAATTCCCTATTGGTGGAACCGGTGCTGGTATTACCAACATCATTCACACTCAAGGTTGGGTACACTGCCATACTCCTGCTACTGATGCTTCCGGACCTGTTAAGGCGGTTATGGACGAAGTTTTCGCAGACTTCCAACAAATGCGTCTTCCTGCTCCTTTGCGTATTTCACTTGCATGTTGTATTAACATGTGTGGTGCCGTACACTGTTCTGATATTGGTATAGTTGGTATTCACAGAAAACCTCCTATGATCGATACAGACTGGGTTGACCAACTTTGTGAAATTCCTTTAGCTGTTGCTTCTTGTCCTACTGCTGCTGTTCGTCCTACTAAGATCGACAGAGCAGACGGCACAAAAATGAACTCTATTGCGATTAAAAACGAACGTTGTATGTATTGCGGTAACTGTTACACCATGTGTCCTGCTCTTCCTATCTCTGATAAAGAAGGCGACGGTATGGCTATAATGGTTGGTGGTAAGGTTTCTAACCGTATCTCTATGCCTAAATTCTCAAAAGTTGTAGTAGCTTATATTCCTAACGAGCCACCTCGCTGGCCTTCTATGACTAAAGTCATTAAGAAAATCGTTGAAGTTTATGCTGCTAACGCTAATAAATATGAGCGTTTAGGTGAATGGGCTGAACGTATAGGTTGGGAACGCTTCTTTAGCTTAACAGGCTTAAAGTTTACCCACCACCTTATTGATGACTTCCGTGACCCTGCTTACTATACATGGCGTCAAAGCACTCAGTTTAAATTCTAA
- the dsrA gene encoding dissimilatory-type sulfite reductase subunit alpha, producing MAKHATPKLDQLESGPWPSFVSDIKQEAESRTKNPKGLDYQIPVDCPSDLLGVLELSYTDGETHWKHGGIVGVFGYGGGVIGRYCDQPEMFPGVAHFHTVRINQPAAKYYSTDFLRQICDMWDLRGSGLTNMHGSTGDIVLLGTQTAQLEEIFHEITHKMNTDLGGSGSNLRTPESCLGSSRCEYACYDAQDLCYNLTMEFQDELHRPAFPYKFKFKFDACPNGCVAAIARSDFAVIGTWKDDIRIDQAAVKAYVGGEFKPNAGAHAGRDWGKFDIVEEVVKRCPTKCMTWTGSELRINNKECTRCMHCINTMPRACRIGNERGASILLGAKAPVLDGAQMGSLLVPFIEVSEPYDEIKDLIGKIWDWWMEEGKNRERIGETMKRLSFQKLLEVTGIEAMPQHVCEPRHNPYMFFKEEEVPGGWNRDIAAYRKRHLR from the coding sequence ATGGCAAAACATGCAACCCCCAAGCTGGATCAACTTGAGTCTGGTCCTTGGCCAAGCTTTGTGTCTGACATAAAGCAAGAAGCCGAGAGTAGAACCAAGAACCCTAAGGGACTTGATTATCAAATACCAGTAGACTGTCCAAGTGACCTTCTTGGTGTTTTAGAATTGTCTTACACAGACGGTGAAACCCACTGGAAACACGGCGGAATCGTTGGTGTTTTTGGTTACGGTGGTGGTGTTATCGGTCGTTATTGCGACCAACCCGAGATGTTCCCGGGCGTAGCACATTTCCATACTGTTCGTATCAACCAACCTGCTGCAAAATACTATTCTACAGACTTTTTGCGTCAGATTTGTGATATGTGGGACTTACGCGGTTCCGGTCTTACCAACATGCACGGTTCTACCGGAGACATCGTTCTTTTAGGTACACAAACCGCACAATTGGAAGAAATTTTTCATGAGATTACTCATAAAATGAACACAGACTTGGGCGGATCAGGTTCTAACCTTCGTACCCCTGAAAGCTGTCTTGGTTCTTCTCGTTGTGAATATGCTTGTTATGATGCTCAAGATTTATGTTATAATCTTACAATGGAATTCCAAGACGAATTACACCGTCCGGCATTCCCTTATAAATTTAAATTTAAATTTGATGCTTGTCCTAACGGTTGCGTTGCTGCTATAGCTCGTTCTGACTTTGCTGTTATCGGTACTTGGAAAGACGATATTCGTATCGACCAAGCTGCTGTTAAAGCTTATGTTGGTGGCGAATTTAAGCCTAACGCCGGTGCTCATGCTGGTCGTGATTGGGGCAAATTTGACATAGTTGAAGAAGTTGTTAAGCGTTGTCCTACTAAGTGTATGACTTGGACAGGCTCAGAACTTCGCATCAACAACAAAGAATGTACTCGTTGTATGCACTGTATCAACACTATGCCTCGTGCTTGTCGCATAGGTAACGAACGCGGTGCTTCTATCTTGCTTGGTGCTAAAGCTCCTGTTCTTGATGGTGCACAAATGGGTTCATTGCTTGTTCCATTTATCGAAGTTTCAGAACCTTACGATGAAATCAAAGATCTTATCGGAAAAATTTGGGACTGGTGGATGGAAGAAGGTAAAAACCGTGAGCGTATCGGTGAAACCATGAAGCGTCTCTCTTTCCAAAAATTGCTTGAAGTAACAGGAATTGAGGCTATGCCACAACACGTTTGTGAGCCACGCCATAACCCATACATGTTCTTTAAAGAAGAAGAAGTACCGGGTGGTTGGAATCGTGACATTGCTGCATATCGCAAGAGACACTTAAGGTAA
- a CDS encoding ferredoxin, translated as MGWDVTVDLDKCTGDAECVDVCPVEVYEIQNGKAHAVNAEECLGCESCVEVCEAGAITITEN; from the coding sequence ATGGGTTGGGATGTAACTGTTGATTTGGATAAATGTACAGGCGACGCAGAATGCGTAGATGTTTGCCCTGTTGAAGTTTATGAAATTCAAAATGGTAAAGCACATGCTGTTAATGCAGAAGAGTGCCTTGGTTGCGAATCTTGCGTAGAGGTTTGCGAAGCCGGTGCGATTACTATTACTGAAAACTAG
- a CDS encoding chemotaxis protein CheW, which translates to MDHSQKKDDELLQLVTFSIGEEEFGVDILKVQEIIRTMEITKVPRAQEFVEGVINLRGKVIPIIDLRRRFGLHSKEHDKHTRIIVIEINNMIVGFVVDSVSEVLRIPASTVEPPPPVVAGLESEYINGVGKLHDRLLILLDLDKLLSSADLEALAQV; encoded by the coding sequence ATGGATCATTCCCAAAAAAAAGACGACGAACTTTTACAACTTGTTACCTTTAGCATAGGGGAAGAAGAGTTTGGCGTTGATATTCTTAAAGTTCAAGAAATTATTCGCACTATGGAAATTACAAAAGTTCCAAGAGCGCAAGAATTTGTTGAGGGCGTTATAAATCTAAGAGGAAAGGTTATTCCGATTATCGATTTAAGAAGACGCTTTGGTCTCCACTCTAAAGAACACGATAAACACACTCGCATTATTGTTATTGAAATAAATAACATGATTGTAGGCTTTGTGGTTGACTCGGTTTCTGAAGTCTTGCGAATTCCCGCAAGCACGGTAGAACCACCACCACCTGTCGTAGCCGGCTTAGAATCAGAATATATTAACGGAGTCGGAAAGTTACATGACCGCTTATTAATATTGCTTGATCTTGATAAATTATTATCCAGTGCTGATCTTGAAGCTTTAGCACAAGTATAA
- a CDS encoding glycosyltransferase family 9 protein, with amino-acid sequence MSTNPILIIQMQRMGDLILSFPLVSFLEKNFQTNPIWIVAEENYFSELLPISPNVTYFPYSAAHRLITRPYHGIINLSHRTESAELVKQLKHDWFYGYYLDEDNNLRIKGNWQIYRASLTHNNRHNHYHWSDLNILDIAQHIKINSNNDYAESSHKVALPHFNWAKPEVTKKKNARIGIFVGASQAEKHPNANFFAELVLALFKLGHKPVLLGGKTEEKMGAEICDQLQGLHGINLCGHFSIAELVEMLKKIDLFICPDTGPLHLASLLGVKTINLSLGNVSAFETGPNSPGHLIVSANLSCVGCWKCERNLKCHNFFKPLKIAQIANELILGREQNLKRLNLKGLNLYISDRNYLGELSGLYKLKPILGKDARQNFNIKTAFSVFWQSFFYEHLSKNFAPNQENSTFKLKLKKELETINPKLLLKYNQALIKLCRYFAGKLNINKKNTFDNFWINYPPCIRPLTSFCQLWLDNNDYSKAAYIQVLQLTESARL; translated from the coding sequence ATGTCAACAAACCCTATTCTTATTATCCAAATGCAACGCATGGGAGACCTTATTTTAAGCTTTCCATTGGTGAGTTTTTTGGAAAAAAACTTTCAGACCAACCCCATCTGGATAGTCGCAGAAGAGAATTATTTTTCCGAGCTATTACCGATTTCACCAAACGTTACTTATTTTCCTTACTCCGCCGCCCACCGATTAATAACCAGACCTTATCACGGCATTATTAATTTAAGCCACCGAACCGAATCTGCCGAACTAGTGAAACAGCTCAAGCATGATTGGTTTTATGGCTATTACCTTGATGAAGATAACAATTTGAGAATAAAAGGAAATTGGCAAATCTATCGTGCCAGTCTCACACACAATAATCGCCATAACCACTATCATTGGTCTGACTTAAACATTTTAGATATAGCTCAACATATTAAAATCAATAGCAATAATGATTATGCCGAATCATCTCATAAAGTAGCTCTTCCACATTTTAATTGGGCAAAACCTGAAGTAACAAAGAAAAAAAACGCTCGCATTGGTATCTTTGTCGGAGCAAGTCAAGCTGAAAAACACCCGAATGCTAATTTTTTTGCCGAACTTGTCCTTGCATTGTTTAAACTTGGACACAAACCCGTTTTACTCGGTGGAAAAACAGAAGAGAAAATGGGAGCAGAAATATGCGATCAATTACAAGGATTGCACGGCATAAATCTCTGCGGACACTTTTCCATTGCAGAACTTGTGGAAATGTTAAAAAAAATAGATTTATTTATCTGCCCCGACACCGGACCTTTACACCTAGCAAGCTTATTGGGCGTTAAAACAATAAATCTTTCACTCGGTAATGTTAGTGCTTTTGAAACAGGACCAAACAGCCCGGGACACTTGATTGTATCGGCAAATTTAAGCTGTGTAGGTTGTTGGAAATGTGAACGCAATTTAAAATGTCATAATTTTTTTAAACCGCTAAAAATAGCACAAATCGCCAACGAACTTATTTTAGGACGAGAACAAAACCTCAAACGCCTCAACTTAAAGGGCTTAAATTTATATATAAGCGATAGAAACTATTTAGGGGAATTATCAGGATTATATAAACTCAAGCCGATATTAGGAAAAGACGCAAGACAAAATTTCAATATAAAAACAGCATTTAGTGTTTTTTGGCAAAGTTTTTTTTATGAGCATCTTTCAAAAAATTTTGCACCTAATCAAGAAAATTCAACGTTTAAACTAAAACTAAAAAAAGAATTAGAAACCATTAATCCAAAGTTATTATTGAAATATAACCAAGCTTTAATCAAGCTGTGTCGCTATTTTGCAGGCAAGCTGAATATAAACAAAAAAAATACCTTTGATAATTTCTGGATAAATTATCCGCCCTGTATCCGCCCTTTAACTAGCTTTTGCCAACTTTGGCTTGATAATAACGATTATTCAAAAGCGGCGTATATTCAGGTTTTACAACTAACCGAATCAGCCCGCCTCTAA